The proteins below come from a single Vibrio cyclitrophicus genomic window:
- a CDS encoding BatD family protein: protein MRFLNKPFLSMLLTLLIGVFSSHSVFAATAVASVSQNSVTKDEVFLLRVTTDEKVSSGALDLAPLQKDFYVGTPSFGSSMRIVNGSRTVSSEWNITLAPLRLGRLEIPSFDIEGAKTKPITINVAVNKAAPKQSDMAEFQLNLSKDSLYPQEVAELDVKLIIKADPRRLQDPKIAPPSSAQLDVEPIGESKQFQDVINGQEVTVVQQSFHISSQKPGQFKLNGPKLTGAVVYSTNNSSTTRLFQLDTPVKTLDVAVKEVPKGYQGEWLPTSNFKLIQQWSDSQGNELGSSNALGDDKQKIEMEAGDSLTRTITMTASNLTQHQLPKLNITYPKTVRVYEEKPKFGTTQSGDAVVVYKQVLIPKESGSISLPDVSQAWFNTDSQSQETSNALGLELSVQASERASSSSPTPVMETPTQQASPTIVTVENPGMWPYLTALFAALWLISSAFAFYFWSRRGTVVKPKQKDERQSDTAEALIAALKMKDGVKTRTLFEQWKTENPDLSGETLETIEAELAKLNQSLYAEADSPNQSWDPRLAINTIKKPKRLSSKTQKSTLEKL from the coding sequence ATGCGATTTTTAAACAAGCCATTTTTATCAATGCTACTGACACTACTAATCGGTGTTTTCTCGTCACATTCTGTATTCGCAGCGACAGCTGTTGCGAGCGTTTCGCAAAACAGTGTTACCAAAGATGAAGTCTTCCTACTTAGAGTGACGACCGATGAAAAAGTATCGTCTGGAGCTTTAGATCTAGCCCCCCTTCAAAAGGATTTCTATGTCGGTACCCCAAGCTTTGGGTCGTCGATGAGAATCGTAAATGGCAGCCGCACTGTGTCTAGCGAGTGGAACATTACCCTTGCCCCACTTCGATTAGGCCGATTAGAGATTCCTAGCTTTGATATTGAAGGCGCTAAAACTAAGCCGATCACCATCAACGTTGCGGTTAACAAAGCCGCTCCAAAGCAGAGTGATATGGCCGAGTTTCAACTTAATCTGAGTAAAGACTCGCTATACCCTCAAGAGGTCGCGGAGCTTGATGTAAAACTCATCATTAAAGCTGATCCTAGAAGACTGCAAGATCCTAAAATTGCGCCACCAAGTTCAGCGCAATTAGACGTGGAACCGATTGGAGAGTCTAAGCAATTTCAAGATGTTATCAACGGACAAGAAGTCACGGTGGTCCAACAGTCGTTCCATATCTCGTCCCAAAAGCCCGGACAGTTTAAGCTCAACGGACCAAAGCTGACAGGAGCCGTTGTTTACTCAACCAACAACTCAAGCACAACGCGCCTTTTCCAGCTCGACACGCCTGTTAAAACCTTAGATGTAGCCGTCAAAGAGGTGCCAAAAGGCTACCAAGGTGAGTGGTTACCAACATCAAACTTCAAACTGATACAACAATGGTCAGATAGCCAAGGCAATGAACTGGGGAGTAGCAATGCTTTAGGTGACGACAAGCAGAAAATTGAAATGGAAGCGGGTGATTCGTTAACTCGTACCATTACTATGACGGCTAGCAACTTAACGCAGCACCAACTGCCGAAACTGAATATCACCTACCCTAAAACGGTACGTGTTTATGAAGAAAAACCGAAATTTGGCACCACCCAATCCGGTGATGCTGTCGTTGTCTATAAGCAGGTACTAATCCCTAAGGAATCAGGAAGCATCTCTCTTCCTGATGTTTCTCAAGCTTGGTTTAACACAGACTCACAATCACAAGAAACCAGTAACGCTCTTGGTCTTGAGTTGTCGGTTCAGGCAAGTGAACGCGCTAGCTCAAGCTCGCCAACGCCTGTTATGGAGACACCAACTCAGCAAGCCAGCCCGACGATTGTTACCGTTGAAAACCCAGGAATGTGGCCTTATCTAACCGCGCTGTTTGCAGCATTATGGTTAATCAGCTCAGCGTTTGCTTTCTACTTCTGGTCACGCCGCGGTACAGTAGTAAAACCAAAGCAAAAAGATGAACGTCAATCCGATACGGCAGAAGCGCTTATTGCCGCTCTGAAAATGAAAGACGGTGTGAAGACGAGAACTTTGTTCGAACAGTGGAAAACAGAAAACCCAGACTTGAGTGGTGAAACGTTGGAAACAATCGAAGCCGAGCTCGCCAAGCTAAATCAGAGTCTCTACGCTGAAGCAGATTCACCAAATCAGTCATGGGATCCTAGATTGGCGATCAATACGATTAAAAAGCCAAAGCGACTTTCTAGTAAAACTCAGAAGAGCACACTAGAGAAGCTCTAA
- a CDS encoding sensor domain-containing diguanylate cyclase — protein sequence MPVKAFAKQISATRDHRLLAESLFDYLEEVLTPKGIGIFSEPTPQSDSLPLFSCGELTALVHYPSTFWPWISQFDTADGVLPMAINTCKWEHIDVLGGESFIMMLDNAPACRTYLIVQNCDTEKVNQTFNQGLDVLQLAAARWQCIRAEKNAATEIKHRDTREAQYLDEIKLRELFVENMKLVHQVALELSNPESLDALYKASVEAVRDRLGFDRAIFMLLDMKKRCFSGTYGTDEAGKTNSEHHTQYDLHQLESEYIEALSDNHTNLVIIEQAPLYTAGQVVGQGWNGMLILREGEKPVGWIAMDNYIHRSPITNYQKQMLESFGSLLSQIYIRKRQEQNIRMLHSSMVELSRCDTVSEVCKSAVSFAIQHLGIDRLAVFLTDKNCSYMQGTWGTDIKGDIVDESYYRSELVERDIVAAARACPNQVAFEESVPIYHDFNIVGVGWTAMTMLTTNTGEPIAFIAADNLLTRSPLTSQLREVIRIFASSLAEVLQRTMAQEELKKLNETLEQEVSKRTKELELANQQLEVISKLDPLTRLGNRRMLTQVLDDLNCDGQGAFVTQHEVTFGLILVDLDHFGLYNSVYGHTEGDAALRTIGKILNDHVYNDKETFCRIGGEEFMLLMIGTNHSKTKQRAESIRKCIEEAKILHCESSTSQYLTASVGYASITSDQRQFDFDLLYGKADKALYQAKDSGRNRIVSALKRRKVSATLS from the coding sequence GTGCCTGTTAAAGCCTTTGCAAAACAAATATCTGCAACACGCGACCACCGTTTATTAGCTGAATCTCTTTTTGATTACCTTGAGGAGGTGCTGACTCCCAAAGGAATTGGCATATTCTCGGAACCAACACCGCAAAGTGATTCATTACCTCTATTTTCTTGTGGCGAGTTAACTGCTCTTGTTCATTACCCTTCAACCTTTTGGCCTTGGATTTCCCAGTTCGATACCGCTGACGGTGTGCTGCCTATGGCTATCAATACGTGCAAGTGGGAACATATCGACGTGTTGGGTGGCGAGTCATTTATCATGATGCTTGATAATGCGCCTGCCTGTAGAACTTATTTAATTGTTCAAAATTGCGATACAGAAAAGGTCAATCAAACCTTTAACCAAGGGCTTGATGTCCTACAGTTAGCAGCAGCTCGTTGGCAATGTATTCGTGCTGAAAAGAATGCAGCCACTGAGATAAAACACAGAGACACACGAGAAGCTCAATATCTTGATGAAATTAAGCTCCGTGAATTGTTCGTAGAGAACATGAAATTGGTTCACCAGGTGGCGTTAGAACTTTCTAACCCAGAATCTTTGGATGCCTTGTATAAAGCTTCTGTTGAGGCTGTTCGAGATAGGCTTGGTTTTGACCGAGCTATTTTCATGCTACTGGATATGAAAAAGCGCTGTTTTAGTGGAACGTATGGCACTGATGAAGCGGGTAAAACAAACAGTGAGCATCATACTCAGTATGATTTACATCAGTTAGAATCAGAGTACATTGAGGCATTGTCGGATAATCACACCAATTTAGTTATCATTGAGCAAGCTCCGTTATACACCGCTGGGCAAGTGGTTGGGCAGGGCTGGAATGGTATGCTTATCTTGCGTGAAGGAGAGAAACCGGTGGGTTGGATCGCGATGGACAATTACATTCACCGCTCGCCAATTACCAACTATCAAAAGCAAATGCTCGAGTCATTTGGTTCACTTCTTTCTCAGATCTACATTCGTAAACGGCAGGAGCAGAATATACGCATGCTTCATTCAAGCATGGTTGAGCTATCTCGCTGTGATACTGTTAGCGAAGTGTGCAAGTCAGCGGTAAGTTTTGCTATTCAACACCTAGGGATCGATCGACTGGCGGTTTTCCTTACTGATAAAAATTGCAGCTACATGCAAGGTACGTGGGGCACGGATATTAAAGGCGATATTGTCGATGAGTCTTACTACCGTTCTGAGCTGGTGGAGCGCGATATTGTTGCTGCCGCTCGGGCTTGTCCGAATCAAGTCGCCTTTGAAGAGTCAGTACCTATCTATCACGACTTCAATATTGTGGGTGTCGGTTGGACAGCCATGACGATGCTCACAACCAATACGGGTGAGCCTATTGCGTTTATTGCTGCAGATAACTTGTTAACTCGTAGCCCTTTAACCTCGCAATTACGTGAAGTGATTCGTATCTTTGCCTCAAGTCTTGCTGAAGTGCTGCAAAGAACCATGGCACAAGAAGAGCTCAAAAAGCTTAACGAAACATTGGAACAAGAAGTCAGCAAGCGGACTAAAGAATTAGAACTGGCGAACCAACAGTTGGAAGTGATATCTAAGCTCGATCCGCTGACCCGCCTTGGTAATCGCCGTATGTTGACTCAGGTTTTAGATGATCTAAATTGTGACGGCCAAGGGGCGTTCGTCACACAACATGAAGTCACTTTCGGGCTGATCCTAGTCGACCTCGATCATTTTGGTTTGTACAACAGTGTTTATGGTCACACGGAAGGTGACGCAGCTTTGCGCACGATAGGTAAAATATTAAACGATCATGTTTACAATGACAAAGAAACCTTCTGCCGCATTGGTGGTGAGGAGTTCATGTTATTGATGATCGGTACCAATCACTCCAAAACCAAGCAACGTGCGGAGTCGATTCGAAAATGTATTGAAGAGGCTAAGATCCTCCATTGTGAAAGCAGCACTAGCCAATATCTAACTGCGTCTGTCGGTTATGCGTCAATCACCTCTGATCAACGCCAATTCGACTTCGATTTATTGTATGGCAAGGCCGATAAAGCCTTATATCAAGCCAAAGACTCAGGTCGAAATCGAATTGTTTCTGCACTCAAGAGAAGAAAGGTTTCGGCAACGCTTTCTTAG
- the pstB gene encoding phosphate ABC transporter ATP-binding protein PstB translates to MNKFNIKDLDLFYGDNQALKSINLPVPERQVTALIGPSGCGKSTLLRCLNRMNDLIEGVKITGLLEMDGTNIYGNIDVADLRIKVGMVFQKPNPFPMSIYENVAYGLRAQGIKDKKHIDEVVESSLRGAALWDEVKDRLKAHAFGLSGGQQQRLCIARTIAMQPDVILMDEPTSALDPIATHKIEELMEDLKKNFTIVIVTHSMQQARRISDRTAFFLMGELVEHNETSVIFSEPKDDRTKGYVNGDFG, encoded by the coding sequence ATGAACAAATTTAATATTAAAGATTTAGACCTTTTTTACGGCGACAACCAAGCACTTAAATCAATTAATTTACCAGTGCCAGAGCGTCAAGTGACGGCTTTGATCGGTCCGTCGGGTTGTGGTAAATCAACATTATTGCGTTGCCTTAACCGAATGAATGACCTTATCGAGGGTGTGAAAATCACAGGCCTTCTTGAAATGGACGGTACCAACATCTACGGCAATATCGATGTTGCAGACCTACGTATCAAAGTGGGCATGGTTTTCCAAAAGCCCAATCCATTCCCAATGAGCATTTACGAAAATGTCGCTTACGGCTTACGTGCTCAGGGTATTAAAGACAAAAAGCATATTGATGAAGTGGTTGAAAGTTCACTTCGTGGTGCTGCGCTGTGGGATGAAGTGAAAGACCGTTTGAAAGCACACGCATTCGGCCTATCGGGTGGTCAACAACAACGTTTGTGTATTGCTCGTACAATCGCGATGCAACCTGATGTGATTTTGATGGATGAACCTACATCAGCACTCGACCCAATTGCGACTCATAAAATTGAAGAGTTGATGGAAGACCTGAAGAAGAATTTCACTATCGTTATCGTAACGCACTCTATGCAGCAAGCGCGTCGTATTTCAGACCGCACAGCTTTCTTCCTAATGGGAGAGCTTGTAGAGCACAACGAAACAAGTGTTATCTTCAGCGAACCCAAAGATGATCGTACCAAAGGTTACGTAAACGGTGACTTTGGTTAA
- the pstA gene encoding phosphate ABC transporter permease PstA, with translation MNKVALKKARARKDAVLSGFIWAAAALTVGFLFWIMWYILSNGLQHVDWKFITDDYTRTGDEHGIFPMIISTIYMVIASIAVAAPLGIMTAIYLTEYAKVGSRLVKIIRFCTESLAGIPSIIFGLFGMTFFVAILGLGFSILSGALTLSILILPVIIRTTEEALMAVSQTYREGSYGLGASKIYTIWRLILPSAMPGIITSVILSIGRVIGESAPVFLTAGMVARIPDSLMDSGRTLTVHLYKLTTELFTIEEWNQAYGTATVLIVLVLLINTLTKLIARRFNTATY, from the coding sequence ATGAATAAAGTTGCGCTAAAGAAAGCTCGCGCACGTAAAGATGCGGTATTGAGTGGCTTTATCTGGGCTGCTGCTGCTCTTACTGTGGGCTTCTTATTTTGGATAATGTGGTACATCCTTTCTAACGGTCTACAGCACGTTGATTGGAAGTTCATTACTGACGATTACACTCGTACTGGTGATGAGCACGGTATTTTCCCGATGATCATCTCTACGATTTACATGGTTATCGCTTCGATCGCGGTTGCGGCGCCGCTTGGCATCATGACAGCAATCTATCTGACTGAATACGCAAAAGTAGGCAGCCGTTTAGTTAAAATCATTCGTTTTTGTACCGAGTCATTAGCGGGCATACCGTCGATTATCTTTGGCTTGTTTGGTATGACATTCTTCGTGGCTATTTTAGGTTTAGGTTTCTCTATCCTATCGGGTGCGTTGACATTGAGTATCCTGATTCTTCCAGTGATTATTCGTACCACTGAAGAAGCGTTGATGGCAGTCTCTCAAACTTACCGTGAAGGTTCGTATGGGTTGGGTGCTTCTAAAATCTACACAATCTGGCGTTTGATTCTTCCAAGTGCAATGCCAGGTATCATCACTTCAGTTATTCTGAGTATTGGTCGTGTTATTGGTGAATCAGCACCCGTATTCTTGACCGCTGGTATGGTTGCTCGTATCCCAGATTCATTGATGGACTCTGGCCGTACACTAACTGTTCACTTATATAAGTTAACGACGGAACTGTTTACCATTGAAGAATGGAATCAAGCATACGGCACAGCAACAGTACTGATTGTTCTTGTACTGCTGATCAACACACTCACTAAGTTGATCGCAAGACGTTTTAACACTGCAACTTACTAA
- the pstC gene encoding phosphate ABC transporter permease subunit PstC: MTIATNSEQLMNSEATQLKRSLRQKKRVDWKERIFHGLFLTSAIIGIVSLAVIAYFIVRESIPAFREAGLSGIVLGQNWLPPALYGVATMIVASVVSTLGAVVVGVPIGVLTAIFIAEIAPKRLADIIRPAVELLAGIPSVVYGFFGLVIIVPLIQNVFQVPAGNTILAGIIVLGVMILPTVITVSETSIRAVPRTYKEGSLALGASKIFTIFKLLVPAARSGIMTGVILGIGRALGETMAIIMVMGNAPAMPEGILDSARTLTANIAIEMSYASGIHASALYATGVVLLVFIMSLNAILLYLNREKAR; this comes from the coding sequence ATGACCATCGCAACGAATAGTGAACAGCTTATGAATAGCGAAGCGACTCAACTGAAACGCAGCTTACGTCAAAAGAAGCGTGTAGATTGGAAAGAGCGTATTTTTCACGGCTTATTTCTTACAAGCGCAATTATCGGCATCGTATCTCTTGCTGTTATTGCTTACTTCATCGTTAGAGAAAGTATCCCAGCATTCCGTGAAGCGGGCCTATCAGGTATCGTTTTAGGGCAAAACTGGCTACCACCAGCACTTTACGGTGTTGCTACCATGATTGTAGCTTCTGTCGTATCGACATTGGGTGCGGTAGTAGTTGGGGTGCCTATTGGTGTATTAACGGCAATCTTCATTGCTGAAATCGCGCCAAAGCGTCTAGCAGACATCATTCGTCCTGCTGTTGAATTGCTAGCGGGCATCCCTTCGGTAGTTTATGGCTTCTTTGGCCTCGTTATTATCGTTCCCCTGATTCAAAATGTGTTTCAAGTGCCTGCGGGTAACACGATCTTGGCTGGTATTATTGTATTGGGTGTAATGATCCTTCCTACGGTAATCACAGTTTCTGAAACATCAATTCGCGCGGTGCCAAGAACGTATAAAGAAGGCTCTTTAGCGTTAGGTGCTTCAAAAATCTTTACCATCTTCAAGCTTCTCGTTCCTGCTGCTCGTTCAGGCATCATGACTGGTGTGATTCTTGGTATTGGTCGTGCATTAGGTGAAACGATGGCAATCATTATGGTGATGGGTAATGCACCAGCGATGCCTGAAGGTATTTTAGATTCAGCTCGTACACTGACGGCGAATATTGCGATTGAAATGTCTTACGCAAGTGGTATTCACGCAAGTGCGTTGTACGCAACGGGTGTTGTTCTCCTTGTGTTCATCATGTCTCTGAACGCGATTCTACTTTACTTGAACCGTGAGAAGGCGAGGTAA
- a CDS encoding phosphate ABC transporter substrate-binding protein: MKKTVIGAIALLGALTVTPASAKETISAVGSSSVTPLMEVFSETYMKTNSNVFVEVQGPGSSAGVKAAKNGSADLGMSSRNLKDSEKEATLVEEVVARDGIAVVVNPKNGLDGLTAEQVTAIYKGEVTNWKDVGGADKPIVAITRDTASGTRGAFEDIMALKMEISGTKVSAISQRAQVANGNGALKTMVASNPYAIGYISLGTVDSSVNALAIDGTEASVDNVKNGSYKVARPFLVLYKEGQPSAETQKFLDWMLTDEAQSLVESKGYIAVN; the protein is encoded by the coding sequence ATGAAAAAGACAGTTATCGGTGCAATCGCTCTTTTAGGTGCACTAACAGTGACTCCAGCTTCAGCTAAAGAAACTATTTCAGCAGTTGGTTCAAGCAGCGTGACTCCACTGATGGAAGTTTTCTCTGAAACATACATGAAAACGAATTCAAACGTATTTGTTGAAGTACAAGGCCCAGGTTCTTCTGCTGGTGTAAAAGCAGCTAAGAACGGTAGTGCAGATTTAGGTATGTCTTCTCGTAATCTTAAAGATAGCGAGAAAGAAGCAACACTCGTTGAAGAAGTGGTTGCTCGTGACGGTATCGCAGTTGTTGTTAACCCTAAGAATGGTCTTGACGGACTAACAGCTGAGCAAGTAACGGCTATCTACAAGGGTGAAGTAACAAACTGGAAAGACGTTGGTGGTGCAGACAAGCCAATCGTAGCAATCACTCGTGATACGGCATCTGGTACTCGTGGTGCATTCGAAGACATCATGGCTCTTAAAATGGAAATTTCTGGTACAAAGGTATCGGCAATCTCTCAACGTGCTCAAGTTGCGAACGGCAATGGCGCACTAAAAACAATGGTTGCATCTAACCCTTACGCAATCGGCTATATCTCTCTAGGTACAGTGGATAGCTCAGTTAACGCACTTGCTATCGACGGTACTGAAGCATCAGTAGACAACGTTAAGAACGGTTCTTACAAAGTGGCTCGTCCTTTCCTAGTGCTTTACAAAGAAGGTCAACCTTCTGCTGAAACTCAAAAGTTCCTAGATTGGATGCTAACTGACGAAGCTCAGTCTCTTGTTGAGAGCAAAGGCTACATCGCAGTTAACTAA
- the tnpC gene encoding IS66 family transposase (programmed frameshift), giving the protein MTRKKSPKYQEAPPEVSDLNEAKVLIDELWEQLRHYEDKLTTSSKNSSKSPSSDNPKDRHERKKPESSGGRNSRGAKQGHTGHQRKLSPLKKTDVIIDCFPETCPCCAQSDIEVQGGPYYRHQVFDIPKPTVDITEYRLFSGQCRHCKETVKAQKPDDASQGIIGPNLLSYIGVLAGQYHLSVRKIQSLLKEQLGTTFSVGAISEAQTKVASMLTPLHQAIKQALKKAPLIHADETSHHRNDETSLRWCWLVASDDLVYEQILYSRSTSSAKKVIDEDYAGIVVSDQCPSYNWIAEDRHQLCWAHVKRNLQQMADYSGGGHTAYIGKHLCLLTNAIFHTRHRYEQGELDYSLYLRRMHRLQKSFDHWLRKGTDVMVKRYRGRCKLLLKHRESLWVFLKKTSIPLTNNEAERCIRGFVIQRKISFGTTSDAGDKFRSRIHTLIETCKKRGLSAMSVLSEIITAVVAKRPYPNVFDL; this is encoded by the exons ATGACTAGAAAAAAATCACCTAAATACCAAGAAGCACCACCTGAAGTCTCAGATTTGAATGAGGCTAAGGTGCTTATTGATGAGCTGTGGGAACAGCTCCGACATTATGAAGACAAGCTAACCACTAGCTCCAAAAACTCTTCAAAATCGCCCTCTTCAGACAATCCTAAAGATCGCCATGAGCGAAAAAAGC CTGAAAGCTCTGGTGGTCGCAATTCGAGAGGAGCTAAACAAGGCCACACAGGGCATCAACGAAAGCTCTCACCGTTAAAAAAAACGGATGTCATCATTGACTGTTTCCCTGAAACTTGTCCTTGTTGCGCTCAATCTGACATTGAGGTTCAAGGTGGGCCATACTATCGCCATCAGGTCTTCGATATTCCAAAACCCACTGTCGATATCACCGAATACCGTTTATTTTCAGGTCAATGTAGGCACTGCAAAGAAACCGTCAAGGCTCAAAAGCCTGACGATGCATCGCAAGGGATTATAGGGCCGAACTTATTAAGTTACATTGGCGTGCTTGCAGGGCAATATCACCTCAGCGTTCGGAAAATCCAATCTCTACTCAAAGAACAGCTTGGCACAACCTTTTCGGTCGGTGCGATTAGCGAAGCGCAAACGAAGGTCGCTTCAATGCTAACGCCATTGCATCAAGCGATAAAACAAGCGTTAAAGAAAGCGCCTTTGATTCATGCTGACGAAACCTCTCATCACCGAAATGATGAAACAAGCCTTCGTTGGTGTTGGTTAGTGGCCAGTGATGACCTTGTCTATGAACAAATACTCTATTCACGCTCTACCTCCTCAGCAAAAAAGGTCATCGATGAAGACTATGCAGGTATTGTGGTCAGTGACCAGTGCCCAAGCTATAACTGGATAGCCGAAGACCGTCATCAGTTATGTTGGGCACATGTGAAGCGCAATCTTCAGCAAATGGCGGATTATAGTGGCGGTGGCCACACCGCTTATATTGGCAAACATCTTTGTTTGCTGACGAACGCCATTTTCCATACTCGGCATCGTTATGAACAAGGTGAATTGGATTATTCACTGTACTTGCGGCGAATGCACAGGCTACAAAAATCGTTCGATCATTGGTTGAGAAAAGGGACAGATGTGATGGTCAAGCGGTATCGAGGGCGATGCAAGTTACTGCTTAAACATAGAGAGAGCTTGTGGGTTTTCCTCAAGAAAACATCAATCCCCTTAACCAATAATGAAGCTGAGCGATGTATTAGAGGTTTTGTCATTCAAAGGAAAATTAGCTTCGGAACGACCTCGGATGCAGGTGATAAATTCCGTAGTCGTATCCACACACTCATCGAAACCTGCAAAAAGCGCGGTCTATCAGCAATGTCGGTGTTGAGTGAAATCATCACGGCTGTTGTGGCGAAGAGACCGTACCCCAACGTCTTTGATCTATAG
- a CDS encoding Lcl C-terminal domain-containing protein translates to MKNLLSITLMALFSAGAMAQECSLDMEKSAPSTRYVANDNGTFSDELTGLTWMRCQLGKTWDTKTLACSGPAETYHWQSALSMVESINDQSGSHALHKFGGEKEWRMPNIKELVSLKEVACHSPAMSHKVFGDTFNVEAGNLAVYIWSSTPASDGQSVMTFDSINGEVYQYNAAQYKFSVLLVAE, encoded by the coding sequence ATGAAAAATTTACTCTCCATCACTTTAATGGCTCTGTTTTCTGCGGGTGCAATGGCACAAGAGTGCAGTTTAGATATGGAAAAATCGGCTCCGAGCACGCGTTATGTTGCGAATGATAATGGGACGTTTAGCGATGAACTGACAGGGTTAACTTGGATGCGTTGCCAACTGGGTAAAACTTGGGATACGAAGACATTAGCTTGTAGTGGGCCTGCTGAAACGTATCACTGGCAGAGTGCGCTCTCTATGGTTGAATCAATCAATGATCAGAGTGGCAGTCATGCGTTGCATAAGTTCGGTGGTGAAAAAGAGTGGCGCATGCCAAACATCAAAGAATTAGTGTCATTAAAAGAAGTGGCTTGTCACTCTCCAGCAATGAGTCACAAGGTGTTTGGTGATACGTTTAACGTTGAAGCTGGAAACTTAGCCGTTTATATATGGAGTTCAACTCCTGCGAGTGATGGTCAGAGCGTGATGACGTTTGATTCGATTAATGGTGAGGTTTACCAGTACAACGCCGCACAATATAAATTTAGCGTCTTGTTAGTTGCAGAATGA
- a CDS encoding Lcl domain-containing protein, whose translation MKPQLTILAISLALAGCGGSGGSDTSASAAPTYTVSGTVTAQNVDLQSKVCADINQNYMCDSGEPSSAANANGEFSITSTKKSILSVPLLAQVDTGIAANSTSASASSYAYIAAPGLQKNTGNEINGISSLLAGYVADGLTVAEANNKLKAQLAKSGITISGDIQDDLSASELASLEQNIVSTIKAFKHSNRAFMLAQLSAKFDKSAADYVGGVLTNDQVTAFANFLEGELKAATALNDTGVLRYFSDIDDTQNVVEPQSSFPGQDAEYGFDKTELNDNTGNGFQFAKLDSSGQVLADDAAEWSCVLDQRSGLIWESKTDDESSIQYKDRILALELPGLVTPYDQDVDLATCKTKGDAICTTQDYVEHINAMNLCGKSDWRLPTFNEFYNVLDFGETETNSDGEVYGLTYKYFPHQTLGIDYTAYTGSVWTQSITYSQYTNTAVEGGFYYNEIGTQGSDRGVVGSIEIYSGDVDSSDNYDSFQFPIRLVSLQGQ comes from the coding sequence ATGAAACCTCAATTGACAATTTTGGCCATCTCTTTGGCTCTTGCTGGCTGCGGTGGTTCGGGCGGTTCCGATACCTCTGCATCAGCAGCACCAACCTATACAGTGTCAGGTACAGTGACAGCACAGAATGTAGATTTACAAAGTAAGGTCTGTGCAGACATAAATCAAAACTACATGTGTGATAGTGGAGAACCAAGCTCGGCGGCTAACGCGAATGGCGAATTTAGTATTACTAGTACTAAGAAGTCGATTTTATCGGTTCCTTTGTTAGCTCAGGTGGATACGGGGATTGCAGCCAATAGCACGAGCGCTTCTGCATCTTCTTACGCTTATATTGCCGCTCCCGGTCTTCAAAAAAATACGGGAAATGAGATTAATGGTATCAGTTCACTATTGGCGGGTTATGTCGCGGACGGATTGACAGTTGCTGAGGCTAACAACAAATTAAAAGCGCAGTTGGCGAAAAGTGGCATCACTATATCTGGCGATATTCAAGACGATTTATCTGCATCTGAACTCGCGAGTCTGGAACAAAATATCGTATCAACAATTAAGGCGTTTAAGCACTCTAATCGTGCGTTCATGCTGGCTCAATTGAGTGCGAAATTTGATAAGAGTGCGGCCGATTATGTAGGTGGAGTACTCACTAATGACCAAGTTACTGCTTTTGCAAATTTCCTCGAAGGAGAGCTAAAAGCTGCGACAGCATTGAATGATACGGGTGTTTTACGCTATTTCTCAGACATCGATGACACACAAAATGTCGTTGAACCACAGAGTTCATTCCCAGGTCAAGATGCAGAATACGGCTTTGATAAAACAGAGCTGAATGACAATACCGGCAATGGTTTCCAGTTCGCAAAGTTAGATTCAAGTGGTCAGGTGCTTGCTGATGATGCTGCGGAGTGGTCTTGTGTTTTGGATCAACGCAGTGGCTTGATTTGGGAATCGAAAACGGATGACGAAAGCTCTATTCAATATAAAGATCGCATATTAGCGCTTGAGCTACCCGGACTAGTAACGCCTTACGATCAAGATGTTGATTTAGCGACGTGTAAAACGAAAGGCGATGCGATATGTACCACTCAAGATTACGTTGAACATATCAATGCAATGAACTTATGCGGCAAGTCAGATTGGCGCTTGCCAACATTCAATGAATTCTACAACGTGCTCGACTTCGGTGAGACAGAAACCAACTCGGATGGTGAAGTTTATGGTTTAACTTACAAGTACTTCCCACATCAAACCCTTGGTATTGACTATACGGCTTACACTGGTTCGGTATGGACTCAATCCATTACTTATAGCCAATATACAAACACAGCTGTTGAAGGTGGCTTCTATTACAACGAGATTGGAACCCAGGGTTCAGACAGAGGGGTTGTTGGTTCTATAGAGATCTATTCAGGTGATGTTGATTCTTCGGATAATTATGACTCGTTCCAATTCCCAATTCGTTTAGTTTCACTACAAGGTCAATAG